The following proteins come from a genomic window of Halorussus halophilus:
- a CDS encoding Nmad3 family putative nucleotide modification protein, whose translation MPRAVAINVGANTNVPGVRGPIYPDGTFEYVPIPEDEETSESVSVPTYADLALETELPERKDELPVHLDPEFAEYPECERYTYGDPHGVKARPLLELTAGDYVFFYATLTTHEDAEPEPEPERRESWITPEWGTYVIGQFRLADDPIDGAAFSELPEREQAVFANNAHVKREEFDAAVMLVGEDEESKLYETAVPLSSPEQGSTANEVVTELSSDSGKGPWWRRPMKFDSEATAAVLEVAGSDGSKNVREVVERTRTDA comes from the coding sequence ATGCCCCGTGCCGTCGCCATCAACGTCGGAGCGAACACCAACGTCCCCGGCGTCCGTGGCCCGATATATCCCGACGGAACGTTCGAGTACGTGCCGATTCCGGAGGACGAGGAGACGAGCGAGAGCGTCTCGGTTCCGACCTACGCGGACTTGGCGTTGGAGACGGAGTTACCGGAGAGAAAAGACGAACTGCCGGTTCACCTCGACCCCGAGTTCGCGGAGTACCCCGAATGCGAACGCTACACCTACGGCGACCCGCACGGCGTGAAGGCGCGCCCGCTGTTGGAACTGACAGCTGGCGACTACGTCTTCTTCTACGCGACGCTGACGACGCACGAAGATGCAGAGCCAGAGCCAGAGCCAGAGAGACGCGAATCGTGGATAACACCCGAGTGGGGGACCTACGTCATCGGTCAGTTTCGGTTGGCAGATGACCCCATCGACGGAGCGGCATTCTCGGAACTACCAGAACGAGAGCAGGCAGTCTTCGCAAACAACGCCCACGTCAAGCGCGAGGAGTTCGACGCGGCGGTCATGCTGGTGGGCGAGGATGAAGAATCGAAGTTGTACGAGACGGCGGTGCCGTTGAGTAGCCCAGAACAGGGTTCGACCGCGAACGAGGTGGTCACTGAACTGTCGAGCGATTCGGGGAAAGGGCCGTGGTGGCGGCGGCCGATGAAGTTCGACTCGGAGGCGACGGCGGCCGTGCTGGAAGTGGCCGGAAGCGACGGGTCGAAGAACGTCCGCGAAGTCGTCGAGCGAACACGTACCGACGCCTAA
- a CDS encoding DUF7577 domain-containing protein: protein MSVWGLIVLYVLAFSLLQLLLYRYLRSDDDRALFRSTPPSSDLSAMDDLNDFELEDRSASTNPETIVCPRCDEENETGYTYCWNCAEAMTAR, encoded by the coding sequence ATGAGCGTCTGGGGACTCATCGTCCTCTACGTCTTGGCGTTCTCCTTGCTTCAGTTGTTGCTCTATCGATACTTGCGGAGCGACGACGACAGAGCGTTGTTCCGTTCGACGCCCCCGTCGAGCGACCTCTCTGCGATGGACGACTTGAACGACTTCGAGTTAGAAGACCGTTCGGCCAGTACCAACCCGGAGACGATAGTCTGTCCGCGCTGCGACGAAGAGAACGAGACCGGCTACACGTACTGCTGGAACTGTGCGGAAGCGATGACTGCTCGGTAG
- a CDS encoding aryl-sulfate sulfotransferase: protein MKRRSRMRYLAWAVLLLGLALAGQAVTADQGVSAKSVDNGSYEGHTLISVQSYGLDGRLVEVDENNEVVWEYAPENSRVFDAEQLENGNYLVAVTTKLKPKNCPQEQLQVAKGQCIEAKVIEMNPDTFEVVWQYSWHDEYITHHEVHDVDRLDNGNTAIVDMGNDRAFVVNQSGNITWEWHAENHVGNGTEFREKYGGPKNPGGEKDWTHMNDIDKLDNGNFQLSLRNFDTVIEVDPETKNITNVVGEPGNHSILHRQHNPYKLRGGTVLVADSENDRVVELNATTNEIVWEYGGKSLLHWPRDADRLPNGNTLIVDTFNNRVVEINPAGEVVWKYEGVMMPYTADRLSVPEEDHETVPGSELQSQESDTGTVESSLKQAEAYASFVFPGWVRLPELLTMLGMLVGVFALVGDGAVALLRD, encoded by the coding sequence ATGAAGCGACGGAGTAGGATGCGGTATCTCGCGTGGGCCGTACTGCTATTGGGGCTCGCGCTCGCCGGACAGGCGGTGACCGCCGACCAAGGCGTCTCAGCCAAGTCGGTCGATAACGGCAGCTACGAGGGCCACACGCTCATCAGCGTCCAGAGCTACGGGCTCGACGGCCGACTCGTCGAAGTGGACGAGAACAACGAAGTCGTCTGGGAGTACGCCCCCGAGAACTCCCGGGTGTTCGACGCCGAGCAACTGGAGAACGGTAACTATCTCGTGGCGGTGACGACGAAACTGAAGCCGAAAAACTGCCCCCAAGAACAGTTGCAGGTAGCGAAGGGGCAGTGTATCGAGGCCAAAGTCATCGAGATGAACCCCGACACGTTCGAGGTCGTCTGGCAGTATTCCTGGCACGACGAGTACATCACCCACCACGAGGTTCACGACGTGGACCGACTGGACAACGGCAACACCGCCATCGTGGACATGGGCAACGACCGAGCGTTCGTCGTCAACCAGAGCGGCAACATCACGTGGGAGTGGCACGCCGAGAACCACGTCGGCAACGGCACGGAGTTCCGCGAAAAGTACGGCGGGCCGAAGAACCCCGGCGGCGAGAAAGACTGGACCCACATGAACGACATCGACAAGCTCGACAACGGGAACTTCCAGCTCTCGCTCCGGAACTTCGACACCGTCATCGAGGTTGACCCGGAAACGAAGAACATCACTAACGTCGTCGGCGAACCCGGCAACCACAGTATCCTCCACCGCCAGCACAACCCCTACAAACTCCGCGGCGGCACGGTGTTGGTCGCCGACAGCGAGAACGACCGCGTGGTCGAACTGAACGCGACGACCAACGAAATCGTCTGGGAATACGGCGGTAAGAGCCTGCTCCACTGGCCGCGAGACGCCGACCGACTGCCGAACGGCAACACACTCATCGTGGACACCTTCAACAACCGCGTGGTGGAAATCAACCCCGCGGGCGAAGTCGTCTGGAAGTACGAAGGCGTCATGATGCCCTACACCGCAGACCGACTGTCGGTCCCGGAGGAGGACCACGAGACGGTTCCCGGTTCGGAACTCCAGAGCCAAGAGAGCGACACTGGCACGGTCGAAAGCTCGCTCAAGCAAGCTGAAGCGTACGCCTCGTTCGTCTTTCCCGGGTGGGTCCGACTGCCGGAACTGCTGACGATGCTGGGGATGCTCGTCGGCGTGTTCGCGCTAGTCGGCGACGGCGCGGTGGCACTGCTCAGGGACTGA
- a CDS encoding PQQ-dependent sugar dehydrogenase, with the protein MQRRAYLGSLASLLGAGCLRPARSDPGTATETTTKGVGFRIETVTMELEVPWGLAFGPEDDLYVTERPGRVQRVERETNRKEMVADLTESIAPRGEGGLLGLAFHPDDSDLAYTYQTYEGDNGLANRVVRHRVSEEFARESVILDDIPGASIHDGGRIAFGPDGALFVTTGDASQGSLAQDKESLAGKVLRVTPDGEPHPDNPFDSRVFTYGHRNPQGLAWRDGTLFATEHGPDTHDEINVLEAGNNYGWPKVKGASEKERFTDPVTSYTPTIAPGSATFYDGPISDWQGDFFFGTLAGTHLRRVRIDDNRNVVEQQPLLDGEYGRLRTAFTGPDGHLYVTTSNQDGRGSPAPQDDRVLRIQPK; encoded by the coding sequence ATGCAACGGCGTGCGTATCTGGGGTCGCTGGCCTCCCTCCTCGGCGCGGGCTGTCTCCGGCCCGCCAGAAGCGACCCCGGCACCGCCACGGAGACGACGACGAAGGGCGTTGGCTTCCGCATCGAGACGGTGACGATGGAGTTAGAGGTGCCGTGGGGCCTGGCGTTCGGGCCCGAGGACGACCTGTACGTCACCGAGCGACCCGGCCGAGTGCAACGCGTCGAACGCGAGACCAACCGCAAGGAGATGGTCGCCGACCTCACCGAGAGTATCGCACCGCGAGGCGAGGGCGGCCTGCTCGGCCTCGCGTTCCATCCCGACGACTCGGACTTGGCGTACACCTACCAGACGTACGAGGGCGACAACGGCCTCGCCAATCGCGTCGTTCGTCACCGGGTGAGCGAAGAATTCGCCCGCGAGAGCGTAATTCTCGACGACATTCCCGGGGCGTCGATTCACGACGGCGGCCGCATCGCGTTCGGTCCCGACGGCGCGCTGTTCGTCACGACCGGAGATGCGAGTCAGGGGAGTCTGGCACAGGACAAAGAGTCGCTGGCGGGGAAGGTCCTGCGAGTCACCCCTGACGGGGAGCCGCATCCGGACAACCCCTTCGACTCGCGGGTGTTCACCTACGGCCATCGCAACCCGCAGGGGTTGGCGTGGCGCGACGGCACCCTGTTCGCCACCGAACACGGCCCGGACACCCACGACGAAATCAACGTCTTGGAGGCCGGGAACAACTACGGGTGGCCCAAGGTGAAAGGTGCGAGCGAGAAAGAGCGATTCACCGACCCCGTCACGAGTTACACGCCGACCATAGCGCCGGGGAGTGCGACGTTCTACGACGGGCCGATTTCGGACTGGCAGGGCGACTTCTTCTTCGGCACGCTCGCCGGAACGCATCTCCGACGCGTTCGAATCGACGACAATCGCAACGTCGTCGAACAGCAACCGTTGCTGGACGGCGAGTACGGTCGGCTTCGAACCGCGTTCACCGGCCCGGACGGCCACCTCTACGTCACGACCAGCAATCAGGACGGCCGCGGGTCGCCCGCACCCCAAGACGACCGCGTCCTGCGGATTCAGCCCAAGTAA
- the ddh gene encoding D-2-hydroxyacid dehydrogenase, whose protein sequence is MQLQTIGLHDSLGVVFPPEKLREALADLDAEVRIVGDDPNKLTDCDALVTFAHREEFLDADLDWIHSIQAGYDRFPLDAFEEANVTLTNSSGIHRTSVGEFGVGLMLMLARRLHAYSRQQTRNEWRRPEWDEGFTLAGESLCVVGLGTLGYGIAERADALGMTVTGVRRSGESRPGVEEVYTPDELHEAISDATFVALAVPLTEETEGMMSDAEFAAMREDAYFLNVARGACVDQSALVAALEAGEIAGAGLDVFEEEPLPESSPLWEMDEVIVTPHAAAAERDYYRHIEELVRENVERIRTDGELTNRVI, encoded by the coding sequence ATGCAACTGCAAACGATAGGGCTTCACGACTCGCTCGGAGTCGTCTTCCCGCCGGAGAAACTCCGCGAAGCACTCGCCGACCTCGACGCCGAGGTCCGCATCGTCGGCGACGACCCCAACAAACTCACCGACTGCGACGCTCTCGTCACGTTCGCTCACCGCGAGGAATTTCTCGACGCGGACCTCGATTGGATTCACTCGATTCAGGCGGGCTACGACCGCTTCCCGCTCGACGCCTTCGAAGAAGCGAACGTCACACTCACCAACAGCAGCGGCATCCACCGCACCAGCGTCGGCGAATTTGGCGTCGGTCTCATGCTGATGCTCGCACGCCGACTCCACGCCTACTCGCGTCAGCAGACCAGAAACGAGTGGCGACGCCCCGAGTGGGACGAAGGGTTCACGCTCGCCGGAGAATCGCTCTGCGTGGTCGGTCTCGGCACCCTCGGCTACGGCATCGCCGAGCGCGCAGACGCCCTCGGCATGACCGTCACGGGCGTTCGACGCTCCGGCGAGTCACGTCCGGGCGTCGAGGAAGTGTACACCCCCGACGAACTCCACGAAGCAATCTCTGACGCCACCTTTGTCGCGCTCGCGGTGCCGCTGACCGAGGAGACAGAAGGGATGATGAGCGACGCGGAGTTCGCTGCCATGCGCGAGGACGCGTACTTCCTCAACGTCGCTCGCGGAGCCTGCGTGGACCAGTCGGCACTCGTTGCCGCGCTCGAAGCGGGCGAAATCGCGGGTGCGGGACTCGACGTGTTTGAGGAGGAACCGCTTCCGGAGTCCTCGCCGCTGTGGGAGATGGACGAGGTAATCGTCACACCCCACGCGGCGGCCGCGGAGCGCGATTACTACCGGCACATCGAGGAGTTGGTTCGGGAGAACGTCGAGCGGATTCGGACGGACGGAGAACTGACGAACCGCGTGATTTAG
- a CDS encoding M20 family metallopeptidase: MTDEERQFDVDAEETIDLLGEMVRIPSPYFEEHDLAEFVYDWLDNYDLEPEYHHVSEPEITEYEGDNVIARLEGTDPEAPTLLLNAHMDTVKLVEDWEEDPCSGRIEDGKLYGQGSCDMKGGLAAVMMAFKTLAESEQELAGDVLLTAVVDEEGPYGLGTDRLIRDGLTDDCDMAIVTEPGPILAQEDIENPALLLGARGRYLYDFTVKGKAAHGSQPHKGTSALVDAGRLAEALTEIEVGSHEKLGDGSICPLMLDSGSQTLSVPERARLMVDRHVVLGETEADVRADAEQVVADLNLDSEVEINFREAPDPGIKYGPYVTDEDHELVGALQQATRSVAGVEPALGYFASVGDFNYLGDRAGLPTVIIGPDGENIHGAGEFVYTDEVVEVTEIVTEAAADLLG, from the coding sequence ATGACTGACGAGGAGCGTCAGTTTGACGTAGACGCCGAGGAGACCATCGACCTCTTGGGAGAGATGGTCCGCATCCCGAGTCCGTACTTCGAGGAACACGACCTCGCGGAGTTCGTCTACGATTGGCTCGATAATTACGACTTAGAACCGGAGTACCACCACGTCAGCGAGCCAGAGATTACGGAGTACGAGGGCGACAACGTAATCGCACGGTTGGAGGGGACCGACCCGGAAGCGCCGACGTTACTGCTGAACGCCCACATGGACACGGTGAAACTGGTCGAAGACTGGGAGGAAGATCCTTGCTCGGGTCGCATCGAAGACGGTAAACTGTACGGGCAAGGCTCCTGCGACATGAAGGGCGGCTTGGCGGCCGTGATGATGGCGTTCAAGACGCTCGCCGAGTCGGAGCAGGAACTGGCTGGTGACGTGCTCCTCACTGCCGTAGTCGATGAAGAGGGCCCCTACGGCCTCGGCACCGACCGATTGATTCGGGACGGCCTGACCGACGACTGCGACATGGCAATCGTCACCGAACCGGGGCCGATTCTCGCTCAAGAGGACATCGAGAATCCTGCGCTCCTGCTCGGGGCACGCGGCCGGTATCTGTACGACTTCACGGTCAAGGGGAAGGCCGCTCACGGGTCACAACCGCACAAGGGCACCAGCGCGCTCGTGGACGCCGGACGACTCGCAGAGGCACTCACGGAAATCGAAGTCGGGAGCCACGAGAAGTTGGGCGACGGCTCGATTTGCCCGCTCATGCTCGACAGCGGGAGTCAGACGCTCTCGGTGCCAGAGCGCGCCCGCCTGATGGTGGACCGCCACGTCGTCCTCGGGGAGACAGAAGCAGACGTGCGTGCCGACGCCGAACAGGTAGTCGCTGACCTGAATCTCGATAGCGAGGTCGAAATCAACTTCCGGGAGGCTCCGGACCCCGGCATCAAGTACGGTCCCTACGTCACCGACGAGGACCACGAACTCGTGGGGGCACTACAGCAAGCGACCCGCTCAGTCGCGGGCGTCGAACCTGCACTCGGCTACTTCGCCAGCGTCGGCGACTTCAACTATCTCGGCGACCGCGCAGGGTTGCCGACAGTAATTATCGGCCCGGACGGCGAGAACATCCACGGCGCGGGCGAGTTCGTCTACACCGACGAAGTGGTCGAGGTGACCGAAATCGTGACGGAAGCGGCGGCGGACTTGTTGGGGTAA
- a CDS encoding APC family permease: MSSTQSKDDRSLSRDMGALGAMSTVVAGTLGAGLFVTLGTASATTGPSVILVVILSGILAMSIAINYSWMATIFPAAAGSYAYVSRTFDSRLPGFLVTWSKWLGYMAADAVLAIGFGSYLQVFYPSVDATIAGFALLTVLFLVNLVGTKGYSLSQNAIFGFLILSILVLVIPGSFNVDPANYQPFFTGGFDGFVGAAVPLFYAYIGIAVAGQMGAEVKNPERNLPLAMAGGTLVLIVLYVWTAAVIYGVVADYTVLADSARPLATAAQAFLGDAGISVVAFGGMLATASSVHAVMAAGIKMPYSWSWDEVFPQKFSEVSDRFGTPHWSLATLYVVAAGLTFWSSGLNQALAIATFSYLIAYASVSGTLLYARLSRPDLVEQAGFDFGWLTPITGIVGVLGAVGLLTEAYKGSLTIYVPWLAVGLVVFGIYWYLGKQRDTDVEAILDTLPGVSSEERDQNRTTGGVSADEDPAMGGVSDD; encoded by the coding sequence ATGTCATCCACACAGTCGAAGGACGACCGCAGTCTTTCGCGTGACATGGGCGCACTCGGTGCGATGAGTACCGTCGTCGCAGGAACACTCGGAGCAGGTCTGTTCGTGACCTTGGGGACCGCAAGCGCGACCACCGGTCCGAGCGTCATCCTCGTAGTGATTCTGTCGGGAATACTGGCTATGAGCATCGCCATCAACTACAGTTGGATGGCGACCATCTTCCCGGCCGCCGCGGGGTCGTACGCCTACGTCTCCCGGACGTTCGACAGTCGCCTGCCGGGCTTTCTCGTCACGTGGTCGAAGTGGCTCGGCTACATGGCCGCAGACGCCGTGCTGGCCATCGGCTTCGGCAGTTATCTCCAAGTGTTCTACCCCTCGGTGGACGCGACAATCGCGGGGTTCGCCTTGCTGACCGTCCTCTTTCTGGTCAACCTCGTCGGCACGAAGGGGTACAGTCTCTCGCAGAACGCCATCTTCGGCTTCCTCATCCTCTCGATTCTCGTCCTCGTCATTCCCGGGAGTTTCAACGTAGACCCGGCGAACTACCAGCCGTTCTTCACGGGCGGGTTCGATGGGTTCGTCGGGGCCGCCGTCCCGCTGTTCTACGCCTACATCGGCATCGCCGTCGCCGGGCAGATGGGCGCGGAAGTGAAGAACCCCGAGCGGAACCTGCCGCTGGCGATGGCGGGCGGTACCTTGGTCCTCATCGTCCTCTACGTCTGGACCGCCGCGGTTATCTACGGCGTCGTCGCCGACTACACGGTGCTGGCGGACTCGGCCCGGCCGCTCGCAACGGCCGCGCAGGCGTTCTTGGGTGACGCTGGAATCAGCGTCGTCGCGTTCGGTGGCATGCTCGCAACCGCGTCGAGCGTCCACGCAGTCATGGCCGCCGGAATCAAGATGCCCTACTCGTGGTCGTGGGACGAAGTGTTCCCCCAGAAGTTCTCGGAAGTGAGCGACCGCTTCGGCACGCCTCACTGGTCGCTTGCGACGCTGTACGTCGTCGCCGCCGGACTCACATTCTGGAGTTCGGGACTGAATCAGGCGCTCGCCATCGCCACGTTCAGCTACCTCATCGCCTACGCGTCGGTCTCCGGTACTCTGCTGTACGCTCGGCTCTCCCGACCTGACCTCGTCGAACAGGCAGGCTTCGACTTCGGCTGGCTGACCCCGATTACGGGAATCGTCGGCGTTCTTGGTGCCGTCGGCCTGCTCACGGAGGCATACAAGGGGTCTCTCACGATTTACGTTCCGTGGCTCGCAGTGGGACTGGTCGTCTTCGGCATCTACTGGTACCTCGGCAAGCAGCGCGACACCGACGTGGAAGCGATTCTCGACACCCTCCCGGGTGTCTCCTCCGAGGAGCGCGACCAGAACCGAACTACTGGCGGGGTGAGCGCCGACGAAGACCCCGCGATGGGGGGTGTGAGCGATGACTGA
- a CDS encoding helix-turn-helix domain-containing protein has product MSHSDERGLRLTLDIWHPNCWTLEVTERTAGGLLGHGVHTIEGLATGRFTAYGDTVEAVDRLVAAIRESNLTRSVWETDSPHVTDADAVVPGSANRGIVVKYELKNSINDALVSRGFIPDEPVRMHGGREYWTVIVDEDREAAFERLDEIREEMNAEIDVDLLTAPAAGSGIFNDDDLSTRQREVFELARQNGYYTWPREVSAAELADEVGISKATLLEHLRKAEVKLLGGS; this is encoded by the coding sequence ATGTCACACAGTGACGAACGGGGGTTACGCCTGACACTCGACATCTGGCATCCGAACTGCTGGACGCTGGAGGTGACAGAACGCACGGCAGGAGGCCTGCTCGGCCACGGCGTCCACACCATCGAGGGGTTGGCGACGGGTCGATTCACCGCCTACGGCGACACCGTCGAGGCGGTAGACCGACTCGTGGCGGCAATCCGGGAGTCGAACCTGACTCGGTCTGTCTGGGAGACCGACAGTCCACACGTCACCGACGCCGACGCAGTGGTTCCCGGGAGTGCGAATCGGGGCATCGTCGTCAAGTACGAGTTGAAAAACAGCATCAACGACGCGCTCGTCTCGCGGGGGTTCATCCCCGACGAACCGGTTAGAATGCACGGCGGCCGCGAATACTGGACGGTCATCGTGGACGAAGACCGCGAGGCGGCGTTCGAGCGACTCGACGAAATCCGCGAGGAGATGAACGCCGAAATCGACGTAGACCTACTGACCGCGCCCGCGGCGGGCAGCGGCATCTTCAACGACGACGACCTCTCGACCAGACAGCGGGAGGTGTTCGAACTCGCGCGCCAGAACGGCTACTACACGTGGCCCCGCGAGGTGTCGGCGGCCGAACTCGCCGACGAAGTCGGCATCTCGAAAGCGACGCTTCTCGAACATCTCCGGAAAGCGGAAGTGAAGTTACTCGGCGGATCGTAA
- a CDS encoding DUF1611 domain-containing protein, which yields MNLHDAFDAPAPAVVLAEGKFGTPEGKTANGVVMHSELFDSQAVVDSTAAGQSASDVLNRDDVPDVPVVASVEDALEAAPNAEALVIGVAPAGGKLPEEWVEDIKEAMRAGCDVVSGLHTFLSADCQWADIADEFGVQLFDVRKPPEGDDVRVGDGRVDDVDADVILTLGTDCAVGKRTTAFELYRAARDAGLDAGWVATGQTGLMVGAHRGVVIDRVPADFTAGVVEDLVCDVAADHDFVVVEGQAALTHRAYSGVTLSLLHGANPDAVVLVDDPNRTGRADFERFSVAGVEAEIEAIGALSDATVAALSTWGDGETEAEKHGLPAANVYDEDGPSELLEAVRESL from the coding sequence GTGAACCTCCACGACGCGTTCGACGCGCCAGCGCCCGCCGTCGTCCTCGCCGAAGGGAAGTTCGGCACTCCCGAGGGGAAGACGGCCAACGGCGTAGTGATGCACAGCGAACTGTTCGACTCGCAAGCAGTCGTCGATTCGACCGCCGCCGGGCAGTCTGCGAGCGACGTTCTGAACCGCGACGACGTACCGGACGTACCGGTCGTTGCCTCGGTCGAAGACGCGCTCGAAGCCGCACCCAACGCAGAAGCGCTCGTCATCGGTGTCGCGCCCGCGGGCGGCAAACTTCCCGAGGAGTGGGTCGAAGACATCAAAGAAGCCATGCGTGCAGGCTGTGACGTGGTGTCTGGTCTCCACACGTTCCTCTCGGCCGACTGCCAGTGGGCAGACATCGCCGACGAGTTCGGCGTCCAACTGTTCGACGTGCGAAAGCCGCCCGAAGGAGACGACGTGCGCGTGGGGGACGGCCGAGTTGACGACGTAGACGCCGACGTGATTCTCACGCTCGGGACCGACTGTGCGGTCGGCAAGCGAACGACTGCCTTCGAACTGTACCGTGCGGCACGCGACGCAGGACTGGACGCCGGATGGGTGGCGACCGGTCAGACTGGTCTCATGGTCGGCGCGCACCGGGGCGTCGTCATCGACCGCGTTCCGGCGGACTTCACAGCAGGCGTCGTCGAAGACCTCGTCTGCGACGTGGCGGCGGACCACGATTTCGTCGTCGTGGAAGGCCAAGCCGCACTGACTCACCGGGCGTACTCGGGCGTGACGCTCTCGCTTCTCCACGGGGCGAATCCCGACGCAGTGGTGCTCGTGGACGACCCCAATCGGACTGGTCGGGCGGACTTCGAACGGTTCTCTGTGGCAGGGGTCGAGGCAGAAATCGAAGCTATCGGGGCACTCTCGGACGCGACTGTCGCCGCACTCTCGACGTGGGGCGACGGCGAGACGGAAGCGGAGAAACACGGGCTTCCGGCGGCGAACGTCTACGACGAAGACGGGCCGTCAGAGTTGTTAGAAGCAGTCCGAGAGTCGCTGTAG
- the engB gene encoding GTP-binding protein EngB, with amino-acid sequence MFENRPNIGSEVVFVGRSNVGKSTLMRELTGHKFDTGGKPGVTRSPNHYDWASDDFMLTDLPGFGFMSGVSEDRREQIKTNIVRYVEDNADKILVGILVVDGKSVVDIIDRHSGEDEVPYDVEMFYFLRDVGIPTVVAVNKMDKVDDEDERLSDLCDRLGLHPPWKQWQDTIAPISAKRGSIDPLNEAVKEKLHEQKRDDLLKFFS; translated from the coding sequence ATGTTCGAAAATCGCCCGAATATCGGTTCGGAGGTCGTCTTCGTCGGCCGGTCGAACGTCGGGAAATCGACGCTCATGCGAGAACTCACCGGCCACAAGTTCGACACCGGTGGCAAGCCTGGCGTCACGCGCTCGCCCAACCACTACGACTGGGCCAGCGACGACTTCATGCTGACCGACCTGCCGGGATTCGGCTTTATGTCCGGCGTCTCCGAGGACCGCCGCGAGCAAATCAAGACAAACATCGTGCGCTACGTCGAGGACAACGCCGACAAGATTCTGGTCGGCATCCTCGTCGTGGACGGCAAGAGCGTCGTGGACATCATCGACCGCCACTCCGGCGAGGACGAGGTCCCCTACGACGTGGAGATGTTCTACTTCCTGCGGGACGTCGGCATTCCCACAGTCGTCGCGGTCAACAAGATGGACAAGGTAGACGACGAGGACGAGCGCCTGAGCGACCTCTGTGACAGACTGGGTCTGCATCCGCCGTGGAAGCAGTGGCAAGACACCATCGCGCCCATCTCCGCGAAGCGCGGCAGTATCGACCCGCTGAACGAAGCGGTCAAAGAGAAACTACACGAGCAGAAGCGCGACGATTTGCTGAAGTTCTTCTCCTGA
- a CDS encoding HalOD1 output domain-containing protein, protein MKVSSETEAVRAKASVVVLEALEEFEGFSFPLGSTLYDFVDTDALDALFDSDREANTTIQLDIQEVTVTVRESADKISVRVTDEEE, encoded by the coding sequence ATGAAGGTCAGTTCCGAAACCGAGGCCGTTCGAGCGAAGGCGAGCGTCGTCGTCCTCGAAGCACTGGAGGAATTCGAAGGGTTCAGCTTTCCCCTAGGTTCGACACTCTACGACTTCGTCGATACGGACGCCCTCGATGCGCTGTTCGACTCCGACCGAGAGGCGAACACGACTATCCAACTCGATATTCAGGAAGTGACGGTGACAGTCCGGGAATCTGCCGACAAGATTTCTGTCCGGGTCACCGACGAAGAAGAGTAA